Below is a genomic region from Pseudochaenichthys georgianus chromosome 13, fPseGeo1.2, whole genome shotgun sequence.
acagtgaaggcggtgcgtgaaagtgcgtgaaaggcggtgcgtgaaaggcggtgcgtgaaagcggtgcgtgaaagcggtgcgtgaaagcggtgcgtgaaaggcgcgGCGTGAAAGGCGCGGCGTGAAAGGCGCGGCGTGAAAGGCGCGGCGTGAAAGGCGCGgcgcgctcgtcttctcagaggctgagttaaccctcccgctgcctcctggtgctgcagagatgtcatgaagtgaaggaggttttccttctataaaacagctgcgggcagcagatactgtgagagtcacagacatgaatacatagatcaaggcagactggtgcacactctcctgttttgccaatccggtgcttaaacaaatatagctctacacccctggccgaaatgtccttaaaatgaagtccgagttcgacattttaattaatgtcctgccaacactggcaggacagaaggcgacacgccctttctaagccatgtcctcacatcccaagctgcatccccaaaaagtgtattatgttgttacaacagggttcagggggagtggctgtagggctgtacccgtaggatagaaaagggggaagtgacgtctgactcagaggtcgcgcggctgtggagaagaacgtgttgcccacattctgttactgagtttaggctagcTGGTTTATTGTTTTcggtgcagtcacttttgcctccacttgctgttcaaataaatgttgcaagaaaaagtaaatatgtttacagttctgttttatatgggtgttgaagaagaagaagaagaagaagaagaagaagaagaagaagaagaagaagaagaagaagaagaagaagaagaattgggagggatgatacccacagtgaaatgtgttctctgcttttaacccatcctagtaccaggagtctagtactaggagcagtgggcagctattgtacagcgcccgcggagcaatgggagtgaggggggaagggggatgtctggtgccttgctcaagggcaccacggcaggaggtgaactgggacctctccaagtagaagtccacactccaaataggtctggtcggggacttgaaccggcgaccctacggctcacagtccaagccccaaCTGACTGCCacagatttagtccctaattttgctctcaaagtgcaccagattgatgcatttaacttcaacatttaaaatgcccccggacccccccccctccccagaggaggtgaggtccaccacctgcccacaccccctgttaaattgtctcacccacattgaggatgcttcctacgcccatgttttattccatgtgtcaagtcaggcaaattgggtccagatgttattgcatcaatgatctgttaacattaaaatcactaaatatatgttgtaactattttgctctcgGCAACTCAATGgctgctcaggtaatgtgattactatatgaataatggtccaGAATAACATTAAAGGCATAGGGTTTTtcgttaagtaacatactttcatcgccggccggccgatacatgccgcgcattaagtgggcctgtttgtcaattaatccccgggccacttttcccCCCAGCCCGCCCCTGTGCATACGTACATACACTTCCTGTTTAACATGTTTTACCAGGAGTGTCGCTAACAACATGAATTCCTTGTGATTCAACCTATATCCTGGTTTCATTTTGTAAAAGTGTGTCTGCATACACAGGTGAGTGTATGTTGGGCGGGGTGCTGGTGGTGATATAGCCTAAGTAAATTGAGAAGGATATATTGTgtttttgagtgtgtgtgtgtgtgtgtgtgtgtgtgtgtgtgtgtgtgtgtgtgtgtgtgtgtgtgtgtgtgtgtgtgtgtgtgtgtgtgtgtgtgtgtgggtgtgtgtgtgtgtgtgtgtgtgtgtgtgtgtgtgtgtgtgtgtgtgtgtgtgtgtgtgtgtgtgtgtgtgtgtgtgtgtgtgtgtgtgtgtgtgtgggtgggtgggtgggtgtgtgtgtgtgtgtgtgtgtgtgtgtgtgtgtgtgtgtgtgtgtgtgtgtgtgtgtgtgtgtgtgtgtgtgtgtgtgtgtgtgagttcacAGAGCGTGTTTGCTCAGTAATCTCTCGCTGAACCTGTCTGATAGGTGTGGCTGGCATTAACTTGCGCAGGTATGAAGAGAAACCCAGTCAGTCCTGAGCCAGGAGGGACGCACTTCTGGGACCAAAAACAATTCACTTCTCTCAAAATCAAGGCGGAAGTCATTCAAAGATTCACCTGTACAAAGAGCTTTGGAATAAGACACCCTGGGATCGAGGAGAGGCTGTCTTGGAAGGAGAAACACAGAGGGGAGAATACTTCAGAATGTGAAATAACCCGGAGGAGATTCTTCGCCTGCGGTTCGACCGATGGGTCTGGGATTCTAATGTGGCATTTCAGGCTCTGGGATGTCCAAGATGTTGCTGTGTTTCTCAGCATCACATTATATATGTGTCACCTAGGTAAGCCTTCCAACACATGTTTATGATTTAAGtcgtgggagaagtactcatgtcctttacttcagtaaaagtaccaCTGGAAACACTCCACAAGTCCTGCATCGCAAAATCAAACCGAGTAAAAGTATTTTAGTATATAATGTGCTTAAAGGTGATGATGGAGTTCATTTGGAACTATTACCTACTGATTCTTTTAATTTGGGATTAATCCAAATATTATTTGCTCCATTATTCACCTaatgattgttttgtaaaaacagtaaaagtagtGAAATACCTTCACAGTTAACATGATCCAGAAGTGACATCGACCCAATGTTAGTCCAACCAACGGTCTGAACCTCGACATTATGAATGATACAGTACAACATTGTTCAAAGAAATATAACTTGTAAGCGATTATCAGAAAAGTTGCTCGTATAGTCAAACACTTTATTTGGTTTTTGTAAAATTCTTAATTTATAAAGTAAATAAAAACGTTGTATTAATGTAGGGAAGGAAACAAGTAAAACATTTCCTTTTGAAATGTAGTGGCGTGGAAGTAGAAAGGGGCATGTAAATAAAAATActcaaagtacatttactttcaAATTAAATACGATACTTGAGCGGATATATTCAGTTACTCTACCCCTTGAGATCCGGCTTATATGGNNNNNNNNNNNNNNNNNNNNNNNNNNNNNNNNNNNNNNNNNNNNNNNNNNNNNNNNNNNNNNNNNNNNNNNNNNNNNNNNNNNNNNNNNNNNNNNNNNNNNNNNNNNNNNNNNNNNNNNNNNNNNNNNNNNNNNNNNNNNNNNNNNNNNNNNNNNNNNNNNNNNNNNNNNNNNNNNNNNNNNNNNNNNNNNNNNNNNNNNNNNNNNNNNNNNNNNNNNNNNNNNNNNNNNNNNNNNNNNNNNNNNNNNNNNNNNNNNNNNNNNNNNNNNNNNNNNNNNNNNNNNNNNNNNNNNNNNNNNNNNNNNNNNNNNNNNNNNNNNNNNNNNNNNNNNNNNNNNNNNNNNNNNNNNNNNNNNNNNNNNNNNNNNNNNNNNNNNNNNNNNNNNNNNNNNNNNNNNNNNNNNNNNNNNNNNNNNNNNNNNNNNNNNNNNNNNNNNNNNNNNNNNNNNNNNNNNNNNNNNNNNNNNNNNNNNNNNNNNNNNNNNNNNNNNNNNNNNNNNATTGGTTTTCTCAGGTGGAATTGTTTCCCTGTGCCTCATTGAGCAAACatcagcagaaccagaccccgCTGGAACTGTGAGGAAATGTTTCATCTGCTGCTACATTCAAATCAGTATTTCTCAGCTTGTTTGACGAGTTTCCTTCAGAAAGAAGAGCCCGTCTGTGTGTGTAAATGAGAGTGAGTCACAGCCTGCAGCCCTGACTAGATGTGTCATGAGAAGCTATGAGGCGAAACATTGCATTGGTATGAGCATATTGCATTGTGTCACACACTGAAACGTTTCTCACTAATCACTGTCTAAGTGTATTTAGGCACTTCCTTAAGTTCTTTACTCAAGCaccattttgaggtactttctTGAGTATTATTTCACtacatttgtttatttgaaaatatcAGTGACTTTGCTGATTAACTAAAATAACACAGTATAGCAATAAAGGAATAAATGATGTTATTGTACATTAAGCGGCCCGGCAGTATATAAAGTCATTCAAATGAGCTGCAACATAAAAAGCAATAAACACaggaatgtatcaataattataatcatatATAATTCAATGTAATATAAACTGTTCTGAAATAATCCATTGTGCAAAATACGTAATTATTTAGGATTTTTAAGTATATGTTGATATCAATACctttgtactttgaatttttttaattgtatctaTCTGTCGCACTCGGGTCGCACTCCTATGAACCTTTGTGTTTATTCCAATTAATATGTCTATTTACTTTTCATCCACACAACGCATTTTACATTTAATATGTATATCTTCCCTTTCCGTCACCCTATTTTTCTTTAGCAGCTGGAGCCATCTCCACTCACTCTCCCCAGAGGAGCCTGACCCGCTCAGTGCAGGAGGATGTGTTTTTCTCACTGGAAGTTTCCTGCGACGGGACCCCCACCATACAATGGACCTTTATGTCAGGAGCGGTGAGCCGCACCATAGGGACCTGGCAGCCGGGGGGGTACACCAACATCACGGAGGACTACAGCGGCAGAGTGCAGGCCTTCAACAACGGCTCCATGGGGCTGTCGGACGTGCGGCTGCAGGACGCGGGGCACTACGTGGTCACTGTCACAGAAACAGCAGGAAACAGCAAGGACACTGGCTTTGTCCTGAAGGTGAATGGTGAGTGGATTTGGGCTCCTGCCAAATCTAAGAAAAATTGATTCAAGTTCTGTACTTTTACCCTGTGACACTGGCACGTGTGCGGACTCAAAGTGACCAAAG
It encodes:
- the LOC117457526 gene encoding V-set and transmembrane domain-containing protein 5 — its product is MWHFRLWDVQDVAVFLSITLYMCHLAAGAISTHSPQRSLTRSVQEDVFFSLEVSCDGTPTIQWTFMSGAVSRTIGTWQPGGYTNITEDYSGRVQAFNNGSMGLSDVRLQDAGHYVVTVTETAGNSKDTGFVLKVNEVLYEDLQYLSVSALALACVAALLMLSTWLLDKAYRRIVAWRRRKQMPENDATELQPL